The bacterium genome window below encodes:
- a CDS encoding DegT/DnrJ/EryC1/StrS family aminotransferase: MNQKLKIPAILGGIPAFDKPVSITEPTIPSISILKKRYEEVLKSRMITNSKCVQELEVHVAKYLGVKHAVAVSSCTSGLMLVMKALELKGEVILPSFTFHATAHAVVWNGLKPVFVDCDSETYNIDPREVERAITLDTSAIIAVHVFGNPPDIDALERLAKKHKVKLIFDAAHGFGSKYKGKNVGGFGDAESFSLSPTKLLTTGEGGMVVTNNDELAAKLRIGRNYGDSGDYNPEFSGLSARMSEFNALLGIESLKILEKNVARRDKLVKLYKKLLSSLPGINFQKIEEGNQSSFKDFSILIDEGEFGLSRDKLYDALMAENIVVKKYFYPPLHKQKAFLGFGQKDKNLPNTVKISENALSLPLFSHIPVKTVKKICYAVYEIYKRASEISDVRRN; this comes from the coding sequence ATGAATCAAAAATTAAAAATTCCAGCAATATTGGGAGGGATTCCAGCATTTGATAAGCCAGTTTCTATAACTGAACCTACTATACCGTCAATTTCGATTCTAAAAAAGAGATACGAAGAAGTTTTAAAAAGCAGAATGATTACTAATTCAAAATGTGTTCAAGAATTGGAAGTCCATGTTGCTAAATATTTAGGGGTAAAACATGCTGTAGCAGTCAGTAGCTGCACGAGTGGTTTGATGCTGGTTATGAAAGCCCTAGAGCTAAAAGGGGAGGTGATCCTTCCTAGTTTTACTTTTCATGCTACGGCGCATGCGGTAGTCTGGAATGGATTAAAGCCAGTTTTTGTTGATTGTGATTCTGAAACATACAATATTGATCCAAGAGAAGTGGAAAGAGCGATAACATTGGATACTTCTGCAATTATAGCGGTGCACGTATTTGGAAATCCGCCTGATATTGACGCATTAGAAAGGCTCGCTAAAAAGCACAAAGTGAAATTAATTTTTGATGCTGCTCATGGATTTGGAAGCAAATATAAAGGAAAGAATGTGGGAGGTTTTGGTGATGCTGAATCGTTTAGTTTGAGTCCGACAAAACTTTTAACCACTGGAGAAGGGGGAATGGTTGTTACCAATAACGATGAACTTGCAGCCAAACTTAGAATTGGCAGAAATTATGGAGATTCCGGCGATTATAACCCTGAGTTCTCCGGCTTGAGTGCAAGAATGAGCGAGTTTAATGCTCTGCTGGGGATTGAAAGTTTGAAGATACTTGAAAAGAATGTGGCAAGGAGGGATAAGTTGGTAAAACTCTATAAAAAATTATTGTCTTCCTTACCAGGGATAAATTTTCAGAAAATTGAGGAAGGCAACCAAAGCAGCTTTAAAGATTTTTCAATTTTAATAGATGAAGGTGAATTTGGATTAAGTAGAGATAAATTGTATGATGCATTGATGGCGGAAAATATTGTGGTAAAAAAATATTTTTATCCGCCACTGCATAAACAAAAGGCTTTTTTAGGCTTTGGCCAGAAAGACAAGAATTTGCCGAATACAGTGAAAATATCTGAAAATGCACTAAGCCTTCCCCTGTTTTCGCATATCCCTGTTAAAACAGTTAAGAAGATATGCTATGCCGTTTATGAAATTTATAAGAGAGCTTCTGAAATTTCGGATGTGCGAAGGAACTAA
- a CDS encoding NAD-dependent epimerase/dehydratase family protein has translation MFRKRLKDAIARYDASVKEVMRLIDYSGLRVAYIVDDQKRLVGAVSDSEIRKAILKGKDIKSCVKDIVNPDPIVLRERDLSVPGMVKRTIVRLLERMPDSRYILVLDSKDRPIKIAPISKLAVLQSSKAKVSPKNNKHILVVGGAGYLGSVLVRKLLNNGFKVRVLDILMFGKEPIEELLNNDNFELIEGDMRNISTLTQALIDIDAVINLAAIVGDPACKTRPEATIETNYLANKVLAEACKYHQINRFIYASTCSVYGQMKGNEELTEDSPLNPVSLYARSKIQSEEGILSLEDENFSLTIMRMSTLYGFSPRMRFDLVVNTMTKDAVVNGKILVHGGGKQWRPLLNVEDAAEAYIRCLLAPLAKIKGQIFNVGSSQQNYRIIDIAKEVKNYYPEANLVIEGESTDPRNYFVSFAKIEKELGYKVKKGLGEEIKKIGNAIKSGHIKDVNDPKYYNLEYNQ, from the coding sequence ATGTTTAGAAAAAGATTAAAAGATGCTATAGCTCGCTATGATGCCTCTGTTAAGGAAGTTATGAGGCTTATAGACTATTCTGGGCTTAGAGTAGCTTATATTGTTGATGACCAAAAAAGGTTAGTTGGAGCAGTGAGTGATAGCGAAATAAGGAAAGCAATTCTTAAGGGTAAGGATATAAAATCTTGTGTCAAGGATATTGTAAATCCAGATCCAATTGTTTTAAGGGAGAGAGATCTTTCAGTTCCCGGGATGGTTAAGAGGACCATTGTGAGACTGTTAGAGAGAATGCCTGACAGCCGTTATATTCTTGTTTTAGATAGCAAAGATCGGCCTATAAAGATAGCCCCAATTTCCAAATTGGCTGTTTTGCAGAGCTCTAAGGCAAAAGTTTCACCGAAGAATAACAAGCACATTTTGGTAGTTGGTGGTGCAGGATATCTAGGTTCTGTTCTGGTAAGGAAGCTGCTTAATAATGGATTTAAGGTTAGGGTTTTAGATATTCTAATGTTTGGAAAAGAACCAATTGAAGAATTGTTAAATAATGACAATTTTGAGTTGATTGAGGGCGATATGCGCAATATTTCCACACTTACACAGGCACTTATAGATATTGATGCGGTAATTAACCTTGCAGCCATTGTGGGAGATCCTGCCTGCAAAACAAGGCCTGAAGCAACAATAGAAACAAATTATTTGGCCAATAAAGTTTTGGCTGAGGCTTGTAAATACCATCAAATTAATCGATTTATCTACGCTTCAACCTGCAGCGTCTATGGCCAGATGAAAGGGAATGAGGAATTGACAGAGGATTCACCCCTTAATCCCGTGTCGCTTTACGCAAGGTCAAAAATTCAGTCTGAAGAGGGCATTCTCTCATTAGAAGATGAGAATTTTTCGCTTACCATAATGCGGATGAGCACTTTGTACGGATTCTCTCCCCGAATGAGGTTTGATCTGGTGGTAAATACTATGACCAAAGACGCAGTCGTAAATGGCAAAATATTGGTTCACGGAGGAGGCAAGCAATGGCGGCCCTTGCTTAATGTGGAGGATGCCGCAGAAGCCTATATCCGATGCCTTCTAGCACCTCTGGCTAAGATAAAAGGTCAGATATTTAATGTTGGCTCCAGCCAACAGAATTACAGAATTATTGATATTGCCAAAGAAGTAAAAAACTATTATCCAGAAGCTAACCTTGTTATAGAAGGCGAAAGCACCGATCCTCGCAATTATTTTGTATCATTTGCCAAGATTGAAAAAGAATTGGGTTATAAAGTAAAGAAAGGGTTGGGGGAAGAAATCAAAAAAATCGGCAACGCGATAAAGAGTGGGCATATCAAGGATGTAAATGATCCAAAATATTATAATCTGGAGTATAACCAATGA
- a CDS encoding acetyltransferase, translating to MKRNDKILIFGAGGHGKVVLDILLESGADILGFLDEDRNKIGQKINGFKVLGDWSYLKDKDSIEIALGIGNNKNRERVFRRAKELAMMVISAIHPKAIISRDVKMGEGIVVMPGAVVNPGAVLENGVVVNTGATVDHDCYLEQFCQIWPGAHLAGTVKVGSFSYVGTGASVIQNIKIGKNVIIGAGAAVISDIPDEVTVVGVPAKVIKRNV from the coding sequence ATGAAAAGAAATGACAAAATCTTGATTTTTGGTGCTGGTGGGCATGGAAAAGTTGTTCTTGATATTTTGCTGGAATCTGGAGCAGATATTTTAGGCTTTCTTGATGAAGATAGAAATAAAATAGGCCAGAAGATTAACGGATTTAAGGTTTTGGGCGATTGGTCCTATCTGAAAGATAAAGATTCAATTGAGATTGCTTTAGGCATTGGAAATAATAAGAATCGTGAAAGGGTATTTCGAAGAGCAAAAGAATTAGCTATGATGGTGATTTCTGCGATTCATCCTAAAGCTATCATTTCACGAGATGTCAAAATGGGAGAAGGGATTGTGGTTATGCCGGGTGCAGTGGTTAATCCTGGCGCGGTTTTGGAAAATGGTGTTGTTGTTAATACTGGAGCAACAGTCGACCATGATTGTTATCTTGAGCAGTTTTGCCAAATTTGGCCAGGGGCACATTTGGCAGGCACAGTCAAAGTTGGCAGTTTTTCTTATGTTGGGACTGGCGCTTCGGTTATCCAGAATATAAAAATTGGCAAAAATGTGATAATTGGTGCAGGTGCAGCCGTAATTTCAGATATACCCGATGAGGTTACTGTGGTTGGCGTTCCAGCAAAGGTAATTAAAAGGAATGTTTAG
- the neuC gene encoding UDP-N-acetylglucosamine 2-epimerase: protein MSRKRRICVVTGSRAEYGLLKPVMSAIKSHPNLKLLVIVSGMHLSKQFGKTINLVKQDGFEVNYLVEMDPAKNDAAAMAIAIGKGILGMTRGLKKLKPDILLILGDRIETLAAAIAGAYMNIPIAHTHGGDISAAGLDESARHAITKLAHIHFTATRKSKERIIRMGEKPKYVWQVGAPGLDDILKGPILSKQELAKRFKLDFERPLLVLLQHSVTTQIDSASFQIKETLKAIEELGMQTVVIYPNSDAGGRTIIREIETRRGLFTRIFKNIPRNLYLSFLKHSSVLIGNSSGGIIETPLLKLPVVNIGIRQNGRERSTNVIDVPHDKDAIVKAIKKALYDKKFLAQVKRCKNPYGDGHASERIVKVLSTIKLDKKLLQKQITY from the coding sequence ATGAGTAGGAAACGAAGAATTTGTGTTGTTACTGGTAGTCGTGCTGAATATGGTCTTTTAAAGCCTGTTATGTCTGCAATCAAGAGCCACCCAAACTTAAAACTTTTAGTGATAGTTAGCGGCATGCATTTGTCTAAGCAATTTGGTAAAACTATAAACTTAGTAAAGCAAGATGGGTTTGAGGTTAATTACTTAGTAGAGATGGATCCAGCTAAAAATGATGCGGCAGCTATGGCTATTGCAATTGGTAAAGGAATTTTAGGAATGACCAGAGGGTTAAAAAAATTAAAACCGGATATTTTATTGATTTTGGGAGATAGAATCGAAACATTGGCAGCAGCAATTGCTGGTGCTTATATGAATATTCCCATTGCTCACACCCATGGTGGAGATATTAGCGCAGCAGGGCTAGACGAATCTGCCAGACATGCAATTACAAAACTAGCACATATCCATTTTACGGCTACCCGAAAAAGCAAAGAACGGATTATCAGGATGGGAGAGAAACCAAAATATGTCTGGCAAGTTGGAGCACCGGGTCTAGATGACATACTGAAAGGACCGATTTTGTCAAAGCAGGAACTGGCGAAGAGATTTAAGTTGGATTTTGAGCGACCATTGTTAGTTTTACTACAGCATTCGGTGACAACCCAGATAGATTCTGCTAGCTTTCAAATTAAAGAAACACTGAAAGCAATCGAAGAATTGGGAATGCAAACAGTAGTTATTTATCCGAATTCAGATGCAGGCGGGAGAACCATAATCAGAGAGATAGAAACTAGGCGTGGACTTTTTACCCGGATATTCAAGAATATACCCCGTAATCTATACTTGAGTTTTTTGAAGCATAGTTCAGTACTCATTGGGAATTCAAGTGGAGGAATAATTGAGACACCTTTACTTAAATTGCCAGTGGTTAATATCGGTATTCGTCAGAATGGCCGTGAGCGAAGCACAAATGTTATAGATGTACCTCATGATAAAGATGCAATCGTAAAGGCTATTAAGAAGGCACTTTATGATAAGAAATTTTTGGCACAAGTTAAAAGATGTAAAAATCCCTATGGTGATGGGCATGCCAGTGAACGGATTGTGAAAGTATTAAGTACGATAAAATTGGATAAAAAGCTATTGCAAAAACAAATAACTTATTAG
- a CDS encoding formyltransferase family protein, with translation MKIIWLSANQLGYELLKEASDLGISEIIIMTLKKNAKTTMYDGIDIEKWCEFGIEVFEIEMINEEVALIEKLNPDLMVVCGWRQIIKKEVLGIPRLGVIGFHPTLLPYGRGSAPIINTILEGIKESGVTMYYLSEGLDDGDIIAQEKFSIDPIDHAQDVYMKVIKAGKVLVKQYLPLVINQSAPRRPQDSSKVYIFKKPKLQDNKIDFEKDSIDNIYAKVRALSKPYKGAYIEKNGKRLIIWRAELKEI, from the coding sequence ATGAAAATTATTTGGCTCTCAGCGAATCAATTAGGATATGAACTACTGAAAGAAGCATCAGATTTAGGAATTTCAGAGATAATTATAATGACTCTAAAAAAGAATGCAAAAACAACCATGTATGATGGTATTGATATTGAAAAATGGTGCGAGTTTGGAATTGAAGTATTTGAAATAGAAATGATAAATGAAGAAGTGGCTCTTATTGAAAAGCTGAATCCGGATTTGATGGTTGTGTGTGGTTGGCGACAGATTATTAAGAAGGAAGTCCTTGGTATTCCTAGACTAGGGGTAATTGGCTTTCATCCAACTCTTTTACCTTATGGTCGGGGTTCTGCCCCAATAATCAATACTATTTTGGAGGGTATTAAGGAATCTGGCGTAACTATGTATTACTTGAGTGAAGGATTAGATGACGGAGATATTATTGCCCAAGAGAAATTCTCGATTGATCCTATCGACCATGCGCAGGATGTTTATATGAAGGTAATCAAAGCGGGCAAGGTATTAGTAAAGCAATATTTGCCCTTGGTAATAAATCAGTCTGCTCCAAGAAGGCCGCAGGATAGTTCAAAAGTATATATTTTTAAGAAACCAAAATTGCAAGATAATAAAATAGATTTTGAAAAAGATAGTATAGACAATATTTATGCAAAAGTAAGAGCTTTATCAAAACCTTACAAAGGGGCTTATATTGAAAAAAATGGAAAGAGATTAATTATCTGGAGGGCAGAGTTGAAAGAAATATGA
- a CDS encoding PIG-L family deacetylase, with the protein MSKKKVLVIAAHPDDEILGVGGTILKHVDNGDDVYVCIATKAYEPLWTKKYMEEKKKEQKKIDALLGIKKRFNLDLTTTKLNVLPHGEVNKVVSSIVDQVCPDVIYTHFEGDLNYDHTILFRASMVASRPPKKINLLCFETLSETEWNNKAFLPNYWVNIERYIDTKIKSFKIYKSEGKKFPHPRSEEGIEILARKRGSEICVKYAEAFMLIRDVWS; encoded by the coding sequence ATGAGTAAAAAAAAAGTTTTAGTAATTGCAGCACATCCGGATGATGAAATATTGGGGGTGGGTGGAACGATCCTCAAGCATGTTGACAATGGCGATGATGTTTATGTCTGTATCGCGACCAAAGCTTATGAGCCGCTTTGGACAAAAAAATATATGGAGGAGAAAAAGAAAGAACAGAAAAAAATCGATGCCTTGCTGGGAATCAAAAAGAGGTTCAATCTTGATTTGACAACAACAAAGTTAAATGTTCTACCTCATGGAGAGGTTAATAAAGTTGTTTCTTCCATTGTTGATCAAGTGTGTCCAGATGTGATTTACACGCATTTTGAAGGCGATCTGAATTATGATCATACGATCCTTTTTAGAGCCAGCATGGTTGCTTCTCGACCACCAAAAAAGATCAACTTGTTGTGCTTCGAGACTTTATCAGAAACGGAATGGAACAATAAGGCATTTTTGCCAAATTATTGGGTTAATATCGAAAGATATATTGATACGAAAATAAAATCCTTCAAGATTTACAAGTCTGAAGGGAAAAAATTTCCCCACCCAAGAAGCGAAGAAGGGATAGAGATATTAGCAAGAAAGCGTGGTTCGGAAATCTGTGTGAAATATGCTGAAGCTTTTATGTTAATTAGAGATGTGTGGAGTTGA